The genomic interval CGTGCCAGAGCGGTTTGCTTGCACGGCAGTACGTGCCCCTGGTGGCGTCCACGAGACGCTGGGTGCCAACGGGGGGCGTTGGTTGACGAGACGCTGAGACGCAGCGTCTCAAGCCAGCCGGTAATCACACAGTGCTTGTCGGGGCATGCGTGGAAGCGCTTAATGGCCGGACAACGATAAAAACAGCAACGAGAACCGGAGGGCCTGAATGCTTGCCGCGAACTCCCGAGCCCATGTCGACTGCGTCAGCCGGGTGCTGAAGAATGCCGACCGCCTGCCCCAGGCACCGGTGCCAGCGCTGATCCTCGATTCATGGCGCCGTTCCATGGAGCTGTACCGCCTCGACCCCGGGTCCCAACAGGGGCCGCGCATCCTGTCCCAAAGCCTGCTGAACGAATGCCGCGAACGCGCCGAACTGTTTCTGCGCATCGCTGGCGATGCCGTGGCACGCCTGCACGAGCGGGTGCGCGGCGCCGACTACTGCGTGCTGCTGACCGATGCCCAGGGGCGCACCATTGATTACCGGGTCGAATCGGCCATCCGCAATGACTGCCGCAAGGCCGGGCTGTACCTGGGCACTTGCTGGTCGGAAGGTGAGGAGGGCACCTGCGGTGTGGCGGCGGTGCTGACCAGCAAGGCGCCGGTCACGGTGCACAAGCGCGATCACTTCCGCGCAGCCTTCATCGGCCTGACCTGCACCGCAGCGCCGGTGTTCGACCCGCAGGGCGAGTTGCTGGGCGTGGTGGATGTTTCGGCCCTGCAGTCACCGGATGATCGCCGCAGCCAACACTTGATCCGCCAGTTGGTCGAGCAGACTGCCCGTGAAATCGAAAACGCCTTCTTCATGCACAGTGCACAGGGCCACTGGGTGATGCGTGCCCATGGCACACCGGGTTATGTGGAAAGCCAGCCCGACTACCTGCTGGCCTGGGATGCCGACGGCCGCTTGCAAGCCATCAACAGCCTGGCGCGCAAGCGGCTGGTACAGCACTTGGGGCGCTTGCCTGAGCACATTGGCGAACTGTTCGACATGGGGCAGCTACGGCGCGTCAACACCTCGTCCGCCCAGCGCCTGCCGGGCCTGGGCGGGCTGTATGGCCGTGTCAGCGCCCCGCAGCAGCGCCCGCGCGTGCAGCCCTTGCGTCAGGCTCAGGACCCCCGCATCGAGCAGCACTTGCGGCTGGCCACGCGGGTCAAGGACTGCAACCTGGCGGTGCTGGTACAAGGCGAGACGGGGGTCGGCAAAGAAGTTTTCGCCCGTCAGTTGCACCAGCAGAGCCAGCGCCGCGACGGCCCGTTTGTCACGCTGAACTGCGCCGCCATCCCGGAAAACCTGATTGAGAGCGAGCTGTTTGGCTACGTGGCCGGGGCCTTCACCGGGGCTTCCAGCAAAGGCATGCAGGGGCTGTTGCAGCAGGCTGATGGCGGCACCCTGTTCCTTGACGAAATCGGCGACATGCCGCTGAACCTGCAAACCCGCCTGCTGCGCGTGCTGGCCGAAGGCGAAGTGGCGCCGCTGGGTGCTGCACGGCGCGAACGCGTGGACATTCAGGTGATCTGCGCCACCCACCGTGACCTGGCAACGATGGTGGCGGACGGGCGTTTTCGTGAAGACCTGTACTACCGCCTGGCCAATGCCCGCTTCGAGCTGCCGCCCTTGCGTGAGCGCGAGGACCGCCTGGGGCTGATCCACCAGTTGCTGGCCGAAGAAGCCGAAGCCTGTGGGGTCGACGTGGTGCTGGCCGATGATGCGCTACAGGCGTTGCTGGTTTATCGCTGGCCGGGCAACCTGCGCCAGCTGCGGCAGGTCTTGCGCTATGCCTGCGCGGTGAGTGAAGTCGGGCAGGTTCGCTTGCTGGATTTGCCACAAGCGGTGCGGGGCGAGGCAGTCGTTTCGAGTGACAGCGGTGTATCGTGCCCGGCCCGGCAGTTGCTGCTGGACGCGCTGATCCGCCATCGCTGGAAACCGGCCGATGCGGCGCGGGCGTTGGGGATATCGCGGGCTACCTTGTATCGGCGTGTGCATGAGCACTGCATCGAGATGCCGCGGATGAAGGGGTAGGGCCCCGGCAGGCAATAAAAAACCCCGGAACCAGTCCGGGGTTTTGCGACATCGCACTGCTCGATCAGTCCTGGTTAGCCAGTTTGTGCTCGAGGTAGTGAATGTTCACGCCGCCTTTGCAGAAACCTTCATCACGTACCAGGTCACGGTGCAGCGGGATGTTGGTCTTGATGCCGTCAACGACGATCTCGTCCAGGGCATTGCGCATGCGCGCCATGGCTTCTTCGCGGTCCTTGCCGTAGGTGATCAGCTTGCCGATCAGCGAGTCATAGTTCGGCGGAACCGAATAGCCGCTGTACAGGTGCGAATCGACGCGTACGCCATTGCCGCCCGGGGCGTGGAAGTGTTTTACCTTGCCTGGGCTCGGGATGAACTTCTTCGGGTCTTCGGCGTTGATCCGGCACTCCAGCGAGTGGCCACGGATCACAACGTCTTCCTGGCGGAACGACAGCTTGTTGCCAGCGGCGATGCTCAGCATCTCCTTGACGATGTCGATACCGGTAACCATCTCCGACACCGGGTGCTCAACCTGCACACGGGTGTTCATCTCGATGAAGTAGAAGCTGCCGTTCTCGTACAGGAACTCGAAAGTACCGGCACCACGGTAGCCGATCTCGATGCACGCATCGACGCAACGTTTGAACACTTCCTGACGGGCTTTCTCGTCGATGCCCGGGGCTGGTGCTTCTTCCAGAACCTTCTGGTGCCGGCGCTGCAGCGAGCAGTCACGGTCGCCCAGGTGGATGGCGTTGCCTTGGCCGTCGGACAGAACCTGTACTTCCACGTGGCGTGGGTTGGTCAGGAACTTCTCCAGGTAGACCATCGGGTTGCCGAAGGCAGCACCGGCTTCGGTACGGGTGAGCTTGGCCGAGGAAATCAGGTCCTCTTCCTTGTGCACCACGCGCATGCCGCGACCACCACCGCCACCGGCGGCCTTGATGATCACCGGGTAGCCGACGTCACGGGCAATCGCCAGGGCGACTTCTTCGTCTTCTGGCAGCGGGCCATCAGAGCCCGGTACGGTCGGCACGCCCGACTTGATCATCGCGTCCTTGGCCGAAACCTTGTCGCCCATCAGGCGAATGGTATCGGCTTTCGGGCCGATGAAGGCGAAACCGGATTTTTCAACCTGTTCGGCGAAGTCGGCGTTTTCTGCCAGGAAACCGTAGCCCGGGTGAATCGCGGTGGCGCCGGTGACTTCGGCGGCAGCGATGATTGCCGGGATATGCAGGTAGGAATCCTTGGACGATGCAGGACCGATGCAGACCGACTCGTCTGCCAGGCCCAGGTGCATCAGTTCACGGTCGGCGGTGGAGTGCACAGCGACGGTTTTGATGCCCAGCTCTTTGCAGGCACGCAGGATCCGCAGGGCAATTTCCCCACGGTTGGCGATCAGGACTTTTTCGAGCTTCCCAGACATCGTTGGCTCTCCGCGATTCAAACGACGGTGAACAGCGGCTGGTCGAACTCAACCGGCTGGCCGTCTTCTACCAGGATGGCGTCGATGACACCGCCAACATCGGCTTCGATGTGGTTCATCATCTTCATGGCTTCGACGATGCACAGGGTGTCGCCTTTCTTCACGGTCTGGCCAACTTCAGCAAAGTTCGGCGAGGTCGGCGAAGGCTTGCGGTAGAAGGTACCTACCATTGGCGAGCGGATCACGGTGCCTTTCAGGGCCGGGGCTGCGGCAGCGGCTTCGGCGACTGGAGCAGCAGCGGCAACCGGGGCAGCAGCAGGTGCAGCGGCCATCGGTGCTGGTGCGTAGAACTGTTGGGCAGCTGGGGTCTTGCTGTGACGGCTGATACGGACCGACTCTTCGCCTTCCTTGATCTCCAGTTCGTCGATGCCAGACTCTTCCAGCAGCTCGATCAGTTTCTTGACTTTACGGATATCCATTAATCATCAACTCCCAAAGGTTCGGTCAGGGGGCGAAATTTAAAAAACGTATCGATACGTTTCTATCGAACCCTGGCCCACTGAGGCCAGGGTTTTCATCATTTGGGCTGTGCGTTGGCAGCCAGTTGTTCCAGCGCGGACTCCAGGGCCAGGCGATAACCGCTGGCGCCCAGACCGCAGATCACCCCTACGGCAACATCGGAAAAGTAGGAGTGGTGACGGAACGGTTCGCGTTTGTGCACGTTGGACAGGTGCACTTCGATGAATGGGATGCTCACTGCAAGCAATGCGTCACGTAATGCGACGCTTGTGTGGGTGAAAGCAGCCGGATTGATCAGGATGAAGTCCACACCCTCGTTGCGTGCGGCGTGAATGCGGTCGATCAGTTCGTATTCGGCATTGCTCTGCAGGTACTGCAGATGGTGGCCTGCCGCGCGGGCACGTTGCTCCAGGTCCTGGTTGATCTGGGCCAGGGTCACGGCGCCGTAATGGCCTGGCTCGCGAGTACCGAGCAGGTTGAGGTTGGGGCCGTGGAGCACCAGTAGCGTTGCCATCTGCGGATTCCTTGGATTTGTAGGGCAATTCGACACAGCGCGGCGAGTGTGCCGTAAAGCGACGGCAAGTGTCCAGTTCCCGGCAATAGCCAGCACGATGTCCGAGATTCGCGCGAAGTATGTGACCAAATAATTAAATCTGGTCATCTATTTCAGGATTTTTCCCGGCACGCGGGAAGTTATAGACCTACTTTGCCGCGCACGCGGGCCAGCATTTGCGCGAATTCACCGGCGTTTATCTCGCCAATCACCCGATCAGCGGTAATTTCGCTGCCGTTCGCGGCAAAGAACAGCAGGGCAGGTGGGCCGAACAGCTGGTAGCGATCGAGCAGTTTGCGTTGCTCGGCATTGCTCTCGGTGATGTCGAAACGCAACAGCTTGAAGCCGGCCAGCTGCGCCTGCACCTGCGGCGCGTTGAGCACTTCATGCTCGATCACCTTGCAGCTGATGCACCAGTCGGCATACCAGTCCAGCAGCACCGGCTGGCCGGCCGCTTTGGCCTGGGCCAGTGCGGCGTCCAGTGCGGTGGGGGTGGTGATGGTCTGCCAGGCATCCGTCTTTGCCGCCTGGCTGCTGCCGGTGGCCGCAAGTGCTGCAACGGGCAGCGGGCGAAGCGGGTCGCCTTGGCCACTGAGGGCGCCGTACCAGCAGGCCAGGGCGTATACCAGCAAAGCCAGGCCTAGCAGTTGGGCCAGGCGCTGGCGTGCGGTCTTGACGACGAACTCCAGGGCGCCCAGGAAAAGTGCCACGCCGGCTGCGAGGAACCCCACCAGCAGCAAGGTCACAGGGCCCGGCAGCACGCGGCTGAGCAAGCCAATGGACAGCCCCAGCAGCAGCACCCCGATGGCGTTTTTCACCGTGTTCATCCACGGGCCGCTTTTTGGCAGCCAGGCCGCGCCACCGGTGGCCACCAGCAACAAGGGTGCACCCATGCCCAGGCCCAGGGCAAACAGCTTGAGTGCGCCACCCAGGGCATCGCCGCTGGCACTGATATACAGCAGGGCGCCAGCCAGGGGGGCTGATACGCAAGGCGAAACCAGCAGGCTGGAGAGCACGCCCAGCACTGCCGCACCCAGCAGCGAGCCACCCCGGGTGTGATTGGCGACGTTGTTCAGGCGGTTGCTCAGGGCCTGGGGCAGCTTCAGCTCGAACAGGCCGAACATGGCCAAGGCAAATACCACGAAGAACAGGGCGAAGGGCACCAGCACCCAGGCCGACTGCAGGCGCGCCTGCAGGTTCAGGCCCGCGCCGAACAGGCCCATGAGCGCGCCGAGCGCTGCGAAACTGGCCGCCATCGGCAGCACGTACGCCAGCGATAGCGCCAGCCCGCGCAGCCCACCCACCTGGCCGCGCAGCACTACGCCCGACAGGATCGGCAGCATCGGCAGTACACACGGGGTAAAGGTCAGGCCGACCCCGGCGAGAAAGAACAACAGCAGCGATTTCCAGTTCCAGCCGTGTTCGGCCGTTGCGGGTGCGTTGGCACCGCCTTCGCCATCAATACTCAGGCGTGCGGTTTCCGGTGGGTAGCACAGGCCTTTATCGGCACAGCCTTGGTAGCCCACCAGCAGGGTGAAGGCACGCGGGTCGGTGCGCGGCAGTTCGATGTCGAGCACGCCGTGGTACACCTCGACGTCGCCGAAGAATTCATCGTGCTTGGCCTCGCCCTTGGGGATGTTCGGCGCGCCCAGGGTGATGTCTGCCGGCTCGGTGTGGAACTGGAAGCGGTGGCGGTAGAGGTAGTAGCCCTCGGTGGCGACGAAGCGCAGCTTGAGGGTGTGCGCGTCGGCCTGGACCAGGCTGAGCTTGAAGGCGTCGTGAACCGGCAGGAAGTCGGCGTTGTTGGCCAGCGAAGCGGCGCCGAGGGTAGCGCTGGGGCGGTTGTCGAGCAGGCCCGTGGCGAAGGCAGGGCTGGCCAGCAGCAGGAACAGCAGGAAAAACAGGCGGCGCATGGCGGACTCGCGAGGTGGAACGTGCTGCGCATGATAGCGGAGTTGGTGCGGGTTGGGGCCAGCAGCGCTTGCCGTGACATGTTTGGCGCCTGGCAGATCGAGCGCCGCCCGCGCGGCGCATCGCGAGCTGCGCTCGCTCCTACGTTTGTTTCGGGCCAATCATTTCTGTGGGATTTGCGCGCGACCCCCTTGGCGCATGGCACGATATCGAGTCGTATAAACAAGGCGGTCGCGCGCGCCTGTCGCAGGCATAACTGGCCCGAAACAAACGTAGGAGCGAGCGCAGCTCGCGATGCGCCGCGCGGGCGGCGCTCGATCTCACAGGCGCTGAAAGGCCCAACTTAAACCCTGAATGCTCGCACCGCCCGGTTCAGCTCACCGCCCAGGCTGAGCAACTGCTCGCCTTGCACGCGCCCTTCACCAATGCGCTGCAGGTTGTCTTCGCCCAGCTCGTGAATCCGCTCGCTGTGGTCACGAATGTCACTCACCGCACCACTCTGCTGCGCCGTGACATCGGCAATGCGCACCGCTGTGTCGGAAATGGTGCGGATGGCACAGACAATCTCGTCCAGCGCGCCATCCGCCGCCTGAGCCTGGCTGGCCGTAGCCTCGGCATGCTCAAGCTGCGCGCGCATCCCTGCCACCGAACCTTTCGCCGCTTGCTGCAGGCGGTCGATCAGTGCCTGAATCTCGCCGGTCGCCCCCGTGGTGCGCTGCGCCAGCGAACGCACTTCATCGGCTACCACAGCAAAGCCACGGCCCATTTCCCCCGCTCGTGCCGCTTCGATCGCAGCGTTCAGCGCCAGCAAATTGGTCTGTTCGGCAATCGAGCGGATCACTGTCAGCACCCCGCCGATGGTCGCCGACTCTTCCGCCAATTGCTCGATCATGCGGGCGTTGCCTTGCACTTCATCAACCAGCTCGCGCAAGCCGGACAGGCTCTGGCCAATGACCGCCTGGCCCTGCTCCACCGCGCGCCCGGCATCGCGGCTGGCATCGGCGGCGGCGCTGGCATCCCCCGCCACTTGCTGGATGGTCGCCTCCAGTTCACCCAAGGCGTCGCGGATCTGCCCGGTATCGCCCGCCTGGCGCTCGGCGCCGTCGTGCAGGGCAGCGCTCATGCCGGCCAGGGCGTGGCTGCTGCCAGCCACCTGCTCGGCGTTGTGGCGGATGGTACCGACCAGCTCCACCAGGTACTGGCGCAGGCGGTTGAGCGACTCCTGGATATCGTGCAGTTCGCGGTTGGTCTTGCCCAGGGAGATGGCTTGGGCAAAGTCGCCCTCGGCCCAACATGACAAGGCTGGGGCAAGGCTGGTGAGGGTGCGGGTCAGGCGCCGCTGCAAGGTGTCGATCAGCAAGGCGATGAGCAGTATCAGGCCGATCATCAGGCCCTGGATGATGCGCACCTCGGCGGCGATCTTTGCATGCTCGCCGCGTACTTCGGGTTCCAGCGCGGCAATGGCTTGCTGCACCGCCTCCAGGCGCTGACTGGTGCTGGCGGCCAGGGCGGCGCGGCGTTCGATCTGTTCGCGGGTGCGTTGCAGTTCGGCCGGGTAGCGGCTTAGCAGGCTTTGCAGTTCACGCTTCAGGCCCACCGCAATGTCTT from Pseudomonas fortuita carries:
- the accB gene encoding acetyl-CoA carboxylase biotin carboxyl carrier protein; this translates as MDIRKVKKLIELLEESGIDELEIKEGEESVRISRHSKTPAAQQFYAPAPMAAAPAAAPVAAAAPVAEAAAAAPALKGTVIRSPMVGTFYRKPSPTSPNFAEVGQTVKKGDTLCIVEAMKMMNHIEADVGGVIDAILVEDGQPVEFDQPLFTVV
- a CDS encoding methyl-accepting chemotaxis protein translates to MRLKWLTNFNTLLLVTVCLALGATLWWSQRALERPYQMMERYLGLSQQFQNQAARNIQVYLGSGDALRHAAAMEANQQLQATLTEWPTELAGKLRPSLDSLQAFTANELLAAGKLAGDPQALLLQAERELGANLEQLAGYARDSGSADANRYLLPVLDATVHLGRLSLARDKLVSSGRPELADEVERELQLIRTQAQAIDSLPLLGVTRAAESVADDFAAMMGLETQASAQQEDIAVGLKRELQSLLSRYPAELQRTREQIERRAALAASTSQRLEAVQQAIAALEPEVRGEHAKIAAEVRIIQGLMIGLILLIALLIDTLQRRLTRTLTSLAPALSCWAEGDFAQAISLGKTNRELHDIQESLNRLRQYLVELVGTIRHNAEQVAGSSHALAGMSAALHDGAERQAGDTGQIRDALGELEATIQQVAGDASAAADASRDAGRAVEQGQAVIGQSLSGLRELVDEVQGNARMIEQLAEESATIGGVLTVIRSIAEQTNLLALNAAIEAARAGEMGRGFAVVADEVRSLAQRTTGATGEIQALIDRLQQAAKGSVAGMRAQLEHAEATASQAQAADGALDEIVCAIRTISDTAVRIADVTAQQSGAVSDIRDHSERIHELGEDNLQRIGEGRVQGEQLLSLGGELNRAVRAFRV
- the aroQ gene encoding type II 3-dehydroquinate dehydratase, with amino-acid sequence MATLLVLHGPNLNLLGTREPGHYGAVTLAQINQDLEQRARAAGHHLQYLQSNAEYELIDRIHAARNEGVDFILINPAAFTHTSVALRDALLAVSIPFIEVHLSNVHKREPFRHHSYFSDVAVGVICGLGASGYRLALESALEQLAANAQPK
- the accC gene encoding acetyl-CoA carboxylase biotin carboxylase subunit; translation: MSGKLEKVLIANRGEIALRILRACKELGIKTVAVHSTADRELMHLGLADESVCIGPASSKDSYLHIPAIIAAAEVTGATAIHPGYGFLAENADFAEQVEKSGFAFIGPKADTIRLMGDKVSAKDAMIKSGVPTVPGSDGPLPEDEEVALAIARDVGYPVIIKAAGGGGGRGMRVVHKEEDLISSAKLTRTEAGAAFGNPMVYLEKFLTNPRHVEVQVLSDGQGNAIHLGDRDCSLQRRHQKVLEEAPAPGIDEKARQEVFKRCVDACIEIGYRGAGTFEFLYENGSFYFIEMNTRVQVEHPVSEMVTGIDIVKEMLSIAAGNKLSFRQEDVVIRGHSLECRINAEDPKKFIPSPGKVKHFHAPGGNGVRVDSHLYSGYSVPPNYDSLIGKLITYGKDREEAMARMRNALDEIVVDGIKTNIPLHRDLVRDEGFCKGGVNIHYLEHKLANQD
- a CDS encoding sigma-54-dependent Fis family transcriptional regulator; protein product: MLAANSRAHVDCVSRVLKNADRLPQAPVPALILDSWRRSMELYRLDPGSQQGPRILSQSLLNECRERAELFLRIAGDAVARLHERVRGADYCVLLTDAQGRTIDYRVESAIRNDCRKAGLYLGTCWSEGEEGTCGVAAVLTSKAPVTVHKRDHFRAAFIGLTCTAAPVFDPQGELLGVVDVSALQSPDDRRSQHLIRQLVEQTAREIENAFFMHSAQGHWVMRAHGTPGYVESQPDYLLAWDADGRLQAINSLARKRLVQHLGRLPEHIGELFDMGQLRRVNTSSAQRLPGLGGLYGRVSAPQQRPRVQPLRQAQDPRIEQHLRLATRVKDCNLAVLVQGETGVGKEVFARQLHQQSQRRDGPFVTLNCAAIPENLIESELFGYVAGAFTGASSKGMQGLLQQADGGTLFLDEIGDMPLNLQTRLLRVLAEGEVAPLGAARRERVDIQVICATHRDLATMVADGRFREDLYYRLANARFELPPLREREDRLGLIHQLLAEEAEACGVDVVLADDALQALLVYRWPGNLRQLRQVLRYACAVSEVGQVRLLDLPQAVRGEAVVSSDSGVSCPARQLLLDALIRHRWKPADAARALGISRATLYRRVHEHCIEMPRMKG
- a CDS encoding protein-disulfide reductase DsbD; translated protein: MRRLFFLLFLLLASPAFATGLLDNRPSATLGAASLANNADFLPVHDAFKLSLVQADAHTLKLRFVATEGYYLYRHRFQFHTEPADITLGAPNIPKGEAKHDEFFGDVEVYHGVLDIELPRTDPRAFTLLVGYQGCADKGLCYPPETARLSIDGEGGANAPATAEHGWNWKSLLLFFLAGVGLTFTPCVLPMLPILSGVVLRGQVGGLRGLALSLAYVLPMAASFAALGALMGLFGAGLNLQARLQSAWVLVPFALFFVVFALAMFGLFELKLPQALSNRLNNVANHTRGGSLLGAAVLGVLSSLLVSPCVSAPLAGALLYISASGDALGGALKLFALGLGMGAPLLLVATGGAAWLPKSGPWMNTVKNAIGVLLLGLSIGLLSRVLPGPVTLLLVGFLAAGVALFLGALEFVVKTARQRLAQLLGLALLVYALACWYGALSGQGDPLRPLPVAALAATGSSQAAKTDAWQTITTPTALDAALAQAKAAGQPVLLDWYADWCISCKVIEHEVLNAPQVQAQLAGFKLLRFDITESNAEQRKLLDRYQLFGPPALLFFAANGSEITADRVIGEINAGEFAQMLARVRGKVGL